A genomic window from Sulfurospirillum multivorans DSM 12446 includes:
- a CDS encoding ATP phosphoribosyltransferase regulatory subunit yields MIYEHEIPTGSKLYFGKSAKLKRQLETVASELFYEAGFEEIVTPYFSYHQHQSIDAKELLRFSDEQNHIISLRADSTMDVVRLSTKRVDRTTNHSKWFYIQPVFRYPSHEVHQIGAELIGEEDLALSIATSLSIFEQFELKPLLHVSNINIPKILSEMLHLDLKIFEKGELQKLLALDIPWLTKLTCLQTLAELEAVIQEVPDVLKGELEKLKALSVHIAYDNVVFAPLYYVKMRYYNALFFRFIYKNYTLGSGGSYDCEGIGSSGFGLYTDDLIEILIKRDGH; encoded by the coding sequence ATGATTTATGAGCATGAGATACCCACAGGAAGTAAGCTTTATTTTGGAAAAAGTGCCAAGCTAAAGCGTCAGCTTGAAACCGTGGCCAGTGAACTCTTTTACGAAGCGGGATTTGAAGAGATCGTGACGCCTTATTTTTCCTATCATCAGCACCAAAGCATTGATGCTAAGGAGTTGCTACGTTTTTCAGATGAGCAAAATCATATTATCTCCCTAAGGGCCGATAGTACGATGGATGTGGTGCGTTTGAGTACGAAGCGTGTGGATAGAACGACGAATCACTCTAAATGGTTTTACATTCAACCGGTGTTTCGCTACCCAAGCCATGAAGTGCATCAAATTGGTGCAGAGCTGATTGGTGAGGAAGATTTGGCGTTGAGTATTGCTACGAGTTTGTCTATTTTTGAACAATTTGAGCTTAAACCACTTTTACATGTAAGTAATATTAATATTCCAAAGATTCTCTCAGAGATGCTTCATTTAGATCTTAAAATCTTTGAAAAAGGGGAACTTCAAAAGCTTTTGGCGTTGGATATTCCGTGGCTGACGAAGCTGACGTGCTTGCAAACCTTAGCAGAGCTTGAAGCTGTGATACAAGAGGTTCCTGATGTTTTAAAAGGCGAACTTGAAAAGCTCAAAGCGCTCTCAGTTCATATTGCATACGATAATGTTGTTTTTGCACCGCTTTACTATGTAAAAATGCGCTATTATAATGCGCTGTTTTTTAGATTTATCTATAAAAACTACACACTAGGCTCGGGTGGAAGTTACGATTGTGAGGGCATTGGCTCAAGCGGTTTTGGACTTTACACCGATGATTTGATCGAAATATTAATTAAAAGAGATGGACACTAA
- a CDS encoding DUF507 family protein yields MKIRLPHAPYIANKIAIDILNCGFVTMLKGLEPIVKVAEDLIVADIKQETALEERVTEILDQNEDEMEFQRVDRRSMFWLIKKKLAHEFGVILSYEDRYNEIAHKILEISWKTGLIEYNVTENRVKNVVYTAIETYVANFQGIEDDVAEKISNYKRKLVPGSEEYDLIFEKLYEEELRRRGMLV; encoded by the coding sequence ATGAAAATCAGATTGCCTCATGCCCCTTATATTGCCAATAAAATAGCGATCGATATTTTAAATTGTGGTTTTGTTACCATGCTTAAGGGCTTAGAGCCTATTGTAAAAGTCGCAGAGGATTTGATTGTTGCCGATATTAAACAAGAGACTGCGCTTGAAGAGCGTGTAACAGAGATTTTAGACCAAAATGAAGATGAGATGGAGTTTCAAAGGGTTGACCGCAGAAGTATGTTTTGGTTGATCAAGAAAAAACTAGCCCATGAGTTTGGTGTTATTTTGTCGTACGAAGATCGGTACAACGAAATTGCCCATAAAATTTTAGAGATCAGTTGGAAAACAGGATTGATTGAGTACAACGTGACAGAAAACCGCGTTAAAAACGTGGTGTATACCGCAATTGAGACTTATGTTGCCAATTTTCAAGGCATTGAAGATGATGTGGCGGAGAAAATTTCCAATTATAAACGAAAATTAGTACCAGGATCTGAAGAGTATGATCTGATTTTTGAAAAGCTCTATGAAGAAGAACTCAGAAGAAGAGGGATGTTAGTATGA
- a CDS encoding flagellar export protein FliJ, with amino-acid sequence MKSQFSKIAKIRKQKRDTIEKELMKSQNKERMLSHKITTLYEDIAAVQMPKEGLVTMLLMVNEQKNILSREKKRCEQELYTVQRATKKLQIEYQKAHVEYEKIKYLEEQELQALMDKIKREEQLYLDEISTMLFAGQLTKKGHE; translated from the coding sequence ATGAAAAGTCAGTTCTCAAAGATCGCTAAAATTCGTAAACAAAAGCGCGATACGATTGAGAAAGAGCTGATGAAAAGCCAAAATAAAGAGCGTATGCTTTCCCATAAAATCACGACGCTGTATGAAGATATTGCTGCTGTGCAGATGCCAAAAGAGGGTCTGGTCACGATGCTTTTGATGGTCAATGAGCAAAAAAATATCTTAAGTCGTGAAAAAAAACGGTGTGAGCAAGAGCTTTACACCGTTCAGCGCGCAACGAAAAAACTTCAAATCGAATACCAAAAAGCGCACGTTGAATATGAAAAAATTAAATACCTCGAAGAGCAAGAGTTGCAAGCGTTAATGGATAAAATCAAACGTGAAGAACAGCTCTATTTGGATGAAATATCAACGATGTTGTTTGCAGGTCAACTCACTAAAAAAGGTCACGAATGA
- a CDS encoding response regulator transcription factor, with protein sequence MSGLSKLTVLFVEDEEDLRDALESAIGDEFTKFIVARDGDDGLKKFKKYKPDIVITDIMMPVMDGLMMSKEIKHISKHTPIVILSAFSEKERLLEAIDVGIDKYLIKPIDPDELLKTLELVSKEMLDQSDIVELGFGYQFDKSRRVLVKEGQTIFLTKKELLFISILVKNLGVFVLHEEIKKYVWTNKKVTDSAIRTFIKRVREKTDKEFIKNIPGLGYKINT encoded by the coding sequence ATGAGTGGATTGTCAAAATTGACGGTTTTGTTTGTCGAGGATGAAGAAGATCTAAGAGACGCTTTAGAGAGTGCCATTGGAGATGAATTTACGAAGTTTATTGTCGCAAGAGATGGTGATGATGGATTGAAGAAATTTAAAAAATATAAGCCCGATATTGTTATAACCGACATTATGATGCCTGTTATGGATGGCTTGATGATGTCAAAAGAGATCAAACATATCTCTAAACATACGCCTATTGTTATTTTAAGTGCGTTTAGTGAAAAAGAGAGGCTTCTGGAAGCCATTGATGTAGGTATTGATAAATACCTTATTAAGCCTATTGATCCTGATGAGCTCTTAAAAACATTAGAGCTGGTCTCTAAAGAGATGCTTGATCAGAGTGATATTGTCGAACTGGGCTTTGGGTATCAGTTTGATAAGAGCCGAAGAGTGCTTGTTAAAGAGGGGCAAACCATTTTCTTGACGAAAAAAGAGTTACTTTTTATCTCAATCTTGGTTAAAAATTTAGGCGTCTTTGTGCTGCATGAAGAGATCAAAAAGTATGTTTGGACAAACAAAAAAGTAACAGACTCAGCGATCCGCACCTTTATTAAGCGTGTGCGCGAGAAAACCGATAAAGAGTTTATCAAGAATATTCCAGGGCTTGGCTACAAAATCAATACGTAA
- a CDS encoding methyl-accepting chemotaxis protein, which translates to MAPIYREKSFIGVFGIDITLDSLVKTINDVNFNGGYGMLLDSKNSYIVHPDKAKLGKESTFASKLGKAEDLVEYELGGIHKIFAYHVSKEAGWTPGITFDKEVAYSFLTKQMRELFIAGVVMLALSIALMIFFIKTLLKPLDNLNAVVKELSSSEGDLRQRLEASSKDEFAQVSGNINIFIEKLHEIVKKSKSISNENASISEELSRTAAEVVKNVGSESKIVETTKEEGIALVKSLETSVVKAKGSQEALSQTQHDIVEVKSKVEQLESTMQATAIKEQSLAQRLDNVSHNANEVKDVLGVIRDIADQTNLLALNAAIEAARAGEHGRGFAVVADEVRKLAERTQKSLVEIDATINVVVQSIMDANTDIAHNATEVNALAAISMELQNGMNTIDLTVQKTIEDAHATVDNFVHTATQIKGMVEEIEKINVISKENVTSIDNVSQASEHLHTMTENLNNELGKFKS; encoded by the coding sequence ATGGCACCCATTTATCGCGAAAAGAGTTTTATCGGCGTTTTTGGAATCGACATTACGCTCGATAGCTTGGTCAAAACCATTAATGATGTTAATTTCAATGGTGGGTATGGCATGTTGTTGGACAGTAAAAACAGCTACATTGTCCACCCCGATAAAGCAAAGCTGGGAAAAGAGTCCACCTTTGCTTCTAAATTGGGAAAAGCAGAAGATCTTGTGGAGTATGAACTGGGTGGTATTCATAAGATTTTTGCTTACCACGTTTCGAAAGAGGCCGGATGGACGCCTGGCATCACCTTTGATAAAGAGGTCGCCTACAGCTTCTTAACGAAACAGATGCGTGAGTTGTTTATCGCAGGCGTAGTGATGTTAGCCCTTTCGATTGCACTGATGATCTTTTTCATCAAAACCCTTTTAAAACCACTGGATAACTTAAACGCAGTGGTTAAAGAGCTCTCCAGTAGCGAAGGGGATTTAAGACAGAGACTGGAAGCCTCTTCCAAAGATGAGTTTGCGCAAGTTTCAGGCAATATCAATATATTTATCGAAAAACTGCATGAAATCGTAAAAAAATCCAAAAGCATCAGTAATGAAAATGCTTCGATCTCTGAAGAGCTCTCACGGACTGCCGCAGAGGTTGTGAAAAATGTTGGTTCCGAATCCAAGATTGTGGAAACGACCAAAGAAGAGGGAATTGCTCTGGTGAAGAGCCTTGAAACCTCGGTGGTCAAAGCCAAAGGCTCTCAAGAAGCCCTGAGTCAAACGCAACATGACATCGTCGAAGTCAAAAGCAAAGTTGAACAACTCGAATCCACGATGCAAGCCACCGCGATTAAAGAGCAGAGTTTAGCCCAAAGACTTGATAACGTCAGTCATAATGCTAATGAAGTCAAAGACGTACTCGGCGTTATTCGTGATATTGCCGATCAAACCAATCTTTTAGCATTGAATGCGGCGATTGAAGCGGCACGTGCGGGTGAACATGGACGTGGCTTTGCTGTCGTTGCCGATGAAGTACGAAAACTCGCTGAACGCACCCAAAAAAGTTTGGTGGAGATTGATGCAACGATCAACGTCGTGGTGCAATCCATCATGGACGCCAACACTGACATCGCCCATAATGCAACCGAAGTCAACGCCCTTGCTGCCATCTCGATGGAGCTTCAAAATGGTATGAATACGATTGATCTAACGGTTCAAAAAACGATTGAAGATGCCCATGCAACGGTGGATAATTTTGTACATACCGCAACACAAATCAAAGGTATGGTCGAAGAGATTGAGAAGATCAATGTGATCTCAAAAGAGAATGTCACGAGCATCGACAATGTCTCTCAAGCCTCCGAGCATCTTCACACGATGACAGAAAATCTCAATAACGAACTCGGGAAATTTAAGTCCTAA
- a CDS encoding PAS domain-containing sensor histidine kinase, translated as MKLEQYQSAIESSNIISKTDIFGIITFVNDEFCKISGYSKEELVGKNHNIVRHPDVPASSFKQLWQTILQKQTYKSTVKNLAKDGSTFYVNTTVFPILDENGDIEEFIAIRYDVTESVRLSEALITKDEELEELNATLEQRVQEQTKALTELNQTLEERIKEEVEKNREKDRFLFQQSRLASMGEMIANIAHQWRQPLSELNITLYKMNKLYRLQNEGKGVEFEDSYTHAKKIVSKMSETIEDFRNFFSPDRQSEDFALSLVAQEAMDIMRGTLEKNEIEIRLNVKSDAHIRGYFNEFSQVLINLINNTIDAFCHNNIKNRLIYIEIDTSALGDAIIKVCDNAGGIEEAILDKIFEPYFTTKHASAGTGLGLYMSKMIINNSMKGFIVAANCNDGVCFTITIPLVKE; from the coding sequence ATGAAGTTAGAACAATACCAAAGTGCTATTGAGAGCAGTAATATCATCTCAAAAACCGATATTTTTGGCATCATCACCTTTGTCAATGATGAATTTTGTAAAATTTCGGGCTACAGCAAAGAAGAGTTAGTTGGGAAAAATCATAACATTGTAAGACACCCTGATGTTCCTGCTTCGTCGTTTAAACAACTCTGGCAAACCATCCTTCAAAAACAAACCTATAAATCAACGGTGAAAAACTTAGCAAAAGATGGCAGTACTTTTTATGTCAATACAACCGTTTTTCCTATTTTAGATGAAAATGGCGATATTGAAGAGTTTATTGCGATTCGTTATGATGTGACAGAAAGCGTTCGCTTAAGCGAAGCACTGATCACCAAAGATGAAGAGCTTGAAGAGCTCAATGCCACGCTTGAACAAAGAGTTCAAGAGCAAACCAAAGCCTTAACGGAACTCAATCAGACGTTAGAGGAGCGCATTAAAGAAGAGGTTGAAAAGAATCGTGAAAAAGATCGCTTTTTATTTCAGCAGTCACGCCTTGCATCCATGGGTGAAATGATTGCTAACATTGCACATCAGTGGAGACAACCACTTTCGGAGCTTAATATCACGCTGTATAAGATGAATAAACTCTACCGCCTTCAAAATGAAGGTAAAGGGGTGGAGTTTGAGGACAGTTACACGCATGCTAAAAAAATTGTCTCTAAAATGTCTGAAACCATCGAAGATTTTCGTAATTTTTTTAGTCCTGATCGTCAAAGTGAAGATTTTGCACTCAGTCTTGTGGCACAAGAGGCGATGGACATTATGCGGGGAACTTTAGAAAAAAATGAGATAGAGATACGCCTTAATGTCAAAAGTGACGCGCATATTAGGGGCTATTTCAATGAGTTTTCGCAAGTATTGATTAATTTAATCAATAATACAATTGATGCCTTTTGCCACAACAACATAAAAAATAGATTAATTTATATTGAAATTGACACATCTGCGCTTGGAGATGCTATAATTAAAGTCTGCGATAATGCTGGTGGAATTGAAGAAGCTATTTTAGATAAGATTTTTGAGCCGTATTTTACAACAAAGCATGCCAGTGCTGGAACAGGCTTGGGTCTTTATATGAGCAAAATGATTATTAACAATAGCATGAAAGGGTTTATCGTTGCAGCCAATTGCAATGATGGAGTCTGTTTTACCATCACGATCCCTTTAGTTAAAGAGTAA
- a CDS encoding MotE family protein, whose protein sequence is MKHVWIVLVTTMLGAETIDCTQIFENRKVELLHEVEKIDEARQSFEALQAATNALFEKQKSALKEKESALAKTKEQIDAKEKQIALMLEENKKLLDQVQAKKNDKLDETYIKMKDAAAAAIVEKLPVHEGAFIMFGLPAKKVSQILAKMNPQIASEITQQLKKGPPFVENNQTKE, encoded by the coding sequence ATGAAGCATGTGTGGATCGTGTTGGTAACAACGATGTTAGGGGCAGAGACGATTGATTGCACACAAATTTTTGAGAATCGAAAAGTGGAATTACTGCACGAAGTAGAGAAGATTGATGAGGCGCGCCAATCGTTTGAAGCCTTGCAAGCTGCCACGAATGCACTGTTTGAAAAACAAAAAAGTGCGCTTAAAGAAAAAGAGAGTGCACTCGCAAAAACCAAAGAGCAGATCGACGCCAAAGAGAAACAGATCGCTTTGATGCTGGAAGAGAATAAAAAGCTTTTAGACCAAGTGCAAGCAAAGAAAAATGATAAGTTGGATGAAACCTACATCAAGATGAAAGACGCTGCGGCTGCGGCGATTGTCGAGAAGCTTCCTGTGCATGAGGGGGCTTTTATTATGTTTGGACTGCCGGCGAAAAAAGTCTCACAAATTCTGGCAAAGATGAATCCTCAAATTGCCTCAGAAATTACACAACAGCTTAAAAAAGGGCCTCCTTTTGTAGAGAATAACCAAACAAAAGAGTGA
- a CDS encoding pyridoxal-phosphate-dependent aminotransferase family protein, with the protein MLLLTPGPTPVPEAVRMAMSTPTIHHRTPEFEAIFGKARGYLSALFNMEEVLMLASSGTGAMEACVLHLCQSKAIVVNSGKFGERFGKICAAYNKPFVEIKNEWDTPVSVDAIVELVKNDASIDAVCMQVCESAGGLRHPVEDVAKAVKAIRPNIMVIADGITAVGVEKVDTTNVDALISGSQKALMLPPGLAFIGLNAKALEIIENGGVGYYFNLKTELKNQRKNTTAWTAATTLVIGLVAMCELIDAEGGLEKLYADTAKRADATNKALQALGLHIYPKVPAKAMSAVLHDDASQIRKLLKTKYGVNMAGGQDHIKDTLFRINHMGLINVYETAWTLNAVELALSELGKRAYDGTANRVFSQEFYQG; encoded by the coding sequence ATGTTACTTTTGACACCAGGACCGACTCCCGTTCCTGAAGCAGTTCGTATGGCGATGAGCACACCCACCATTCACCACAGAACACCTGAGTTTGAGGCTATTTTTGGAAAAGCGAGAGGCTATTTAAGCGCGCTTTTTAATATGGAAGAAGTTTTAATGCTTGCATCAAGCGGAACAGGAGCGATGGAAGCCTGCGTGCTTCATTTGTGTCAAAGCAAAGCAATTGTTGTCAATTCGGGTAAATTTGGCGAGCGTTTTGGCAAAATTTGTGCCGCCTACAACAAACCGTTTGTCGAAATTAAAAATGAGTGGGACACACCTGTCAGTGTCGATGCGATTGTAGAGCTGGTTAAAAACGATGCCAGTATTGACGCGGTGTGTATGCAAGTTTGCGAGAGTGCAGGTGGACTTCGCCATCCGGTTGAAGACGTTGCCAAAGCAGTCAAAGCGATTCGTCCTAATATCATGGTGATTGCCGATGGCATTACGGCAGTAGGTGTTGAAAAGGTCGATACGACGAATGTTGATGCCTTGATTTCTGGCAGTCAAAAAGCGTTGATGCTTCCTCCAGGACTTGCATTTATCGGTTTGAATGCCAAAGCGTTAGAGATCATCGAAAACGGAGGGGTTGGGTATTACTTCAACCTCAAAACAGAGCTTAAAAATCAACGCAAAAACACCACGGCATGGACGGCTGCAACTACGCTTGTTATCGGTCTTGTCGCAATGTGTGAGCTCATCGATGCTGAGGGTGGCTTGGAGAAACTTTATGCCGATACAGCAAAAAGAGCCGATGCGACCAATAAAGCATTGCAAGCGTTGGGACTCCACATCTATCCAAAAGTGCCAGCGAAGGCGATGAGTGCGGTGTTGCATGATGATGCGAGCCAAATCCGTAAGCTTTTGAAAACCAAGTACGGTGTTAATATGGCAGGCGGACAAGACCACATCAAAGATACCCTTTTTAGAATCAACCATATGGGACTGATCAACGTTTACGAAACGGCTTGGACGCTCAATGCGGTGGAGCTTGCGCTTTCAGAACTAGGAAAGCGTGCGTATGATGGCACGGCCAATCGGGTCTTTTCCCAAGAATTTTACCAAGGTTAA
- the carA gene encoding glutamine-hydrolyzing carbamoyl-phosphate synthase small subunit — translation MMLKPVWIYLENGVFLEAKSFGFEGSKTGEIVFNTSMSGYQEIMSDPSYAGQFVVFTMPEIGIVGCNENDMESSTIYASGMLVRSLNETPSNFRSHESLPEFLKEYKSMGICDIDTRYLTKMIRDAGPKMMIASTEVSDPATLKAMLSASPRIEDVNYIEKVSTPKSYLHVNGVWNPEAQTYNATPKRIGKKILAVDLGIKRNILNELCEVGLDVEVVPHDFSADDVIARYKKGDIHGLFLSNGPGDPLILKNEAAEISKLIEAKVPIFAICLGHQLLSIAHGYPTYKLKFGQHGGNHPVKNMKNNVVEITTQNHNYNVPDTICKVARITHVNLFDNTIEGLEYHDSPIFSVQHHPEASSGPHESKYIFQEFANRL, via the coding sequence ATGATGTTAAAACCTGTATGGATTTATCTTGAAAATGGCGTTTTCTTAGAAGCAAAAAGTTTTGGCTTTGAAGGTTCAAAAACAGGCGAGATCGTTTTTAATACCTCTATGAGCGGTTATCAAGAGATTATGAGTGATCCAAGTTATGCGGGACAATTCGTTGTGTTTACGATGCCTGAGATTGGCATTGTTGGCTGTAATGAAAATGATATGGAAAGTTCGACGATTTATGCGAGTGGTATGTTGGTGCGAAGCCTCAATGAGACACCTTCAAACTTTCGTTCACACGAGAGCTTACCCGAGTTTTTGAAAGAATATAAGAGCATGGGAATTTGCGACATTGATACACGCTATTTGACCAAAATGATTCGAGACGCAGGTCCAAAAATGATGATCGCATCGACTGAAGTGAGCGATCCTGCAACGCTAAAAGCGATGCTCTCTGCAAGTCCTCGTATCGAAGATGTAAACTACATTGAAAAAGTAAGTACGCCAAAATCCTATTTACATGTAAACGGTGTTTGGAACCCAGAAGCACAAACGTATAATGCCACGCCAAAGCGCATTGGTAAGAAAATCTTAGCCGTTGATCTGGGTATTAAGCGCAATATTTTAAATGAACTTTGTGAAGTCGGACTCGATGTTGAGGTTGTACCGCATGATTTTAGTGCAGACGATGTGATCGCTCGCTATAAAAAAGGTGACATTCACGGACTCTTTTTATCCAATGGTCCTGGCGATCCACTGATTTTGAAAAATGAAGCAGCAGAGATTAGCAAATTGATTGAGGCGAAAGTGCCTATTTTTGCCATTTGTTTGGGACATCAATTGCTCTCCATTGCGCATGGTTATCCTACGTATAAACTCAAATTTGGGCAACACGGTGGCAACCATCCGGTTAAAAATATGAAAAACAATGTGGTTGAAATTACCACGCAAAACCACAATTACAATGTACCTGATACCATCTGTAAGGTTGCTCGCATTACGCATGTCAATCTTTTTGACAATACGATTGAAGGTCTTGAATACCATGATTCTCCGATCTTTTCTGTGCAGCATCACCCCGAAGCGAGCTCAGGGCCACACGAGAGTAAATACATTTTCCAAGAGTTTGCCAACAGACTCTAA
- a CDS encoding sulfite exporter TauE/SafE family protein, translating into MGHCIGMCGGFVMAYSSAKIDTSASSLRQFFAHLSYNLGRISSYTFLGMIFGVIGSVFTFSSHLNGYFYFAIGILMVLMGLSMMGKIKFLTSLEATIAFNPFIKTLFSKLIHSKTMASFYGLGVLNGFLPCGLVYFFLAAAATSGSLLGGGLIMALFGLATMPAMLGLGFVVGFLKGSGFREVMIKIASLIIMGYGIYMAYLGYTAAIA; encoded by the coding sequence TTGGGGCATTGCATTGGTATGTGTGGCGGGTTTGTCATGGCGTACAGCAGCGCTAAGATTGATACCTCTGCCTCTTCATTACGCCAATTTTTCGCACACCTCAGTTACAATCTAGGCAGAATCAGTTCGTACACGTTCTTAGGGATGATTTTTGGTGTAATTGGCAGTGTTTTTACCTTCTCCTCGCATCTCAATGGTTATTTTTACTTTGCTATTGGCATCTTGATGGTGTTGATGGGACTTTCCATGATGGGAAAAATCAAATTTTTAACCTCACTTGAAGCAACGATTGCCTTTAATCCCTTTATTAAAACACTCTTTTCCAAACTCATTCACTCTAAAACCATGGCAAGTTTTTATGGACTAGGTGTGCTAAATGGTTTTTTACCGTGTGGATTGGTCTATTTCTTCTTAGCCGCAGCCGCTACTTCAGGCTCACTCCTTGGCGGTGGACTGATCATGGCACTGTTTGGACTCGCCACGATGCCAGCGATGCTAGGGCTTGGTTTTGTGGTAGGGTTTCTCAAAGGCAGTGGTTTTCGCGAAGTGATGATTAAGATCGCCTCTTTGATTATTATGGGATATGGTATTTACATGGCGTATCTTGGATATACAGCAGCCATCGCATGA
- a CDS encoding PDC sensor domain-containing protein: MSFKAKIILIISLCMLFSLSIFSLVSYIDTKKNSTIQVETSLQMASKSLTDYIDLWLSTKKSAAESMARSLKDVDLLTPADLTDKLSETTKMLGAFDSYVGLEDGAMTWGSDKKQPKEYDPRQRPWYKQAKESGKLGITDVYIGSTSKVQMITINGTHLSRKEFYRRFWNRHYAR, encoded by the coding sequence GTGTCGTTTAAAGCCAAAATTATTCTCATCATTTCACTGTGTATGCTTTTTAGCTTAAGTATCTTTAGCCTTGTGAGTTATATTGATACCAAGAAAAACAGCACCATACAGGTAGAAACCAGCCTACAAATGGCATCCAAATCATTGACTGACTATATTGACTTATGGTTGTCTACGAAAAAAAGTGCCGCTGAGAGCATGGCGCGTTCGCTCAAAGATGTTGATCTTTTAACCCCCGCCGACCTGACGGATAAACTCTCAGAAACCACTAAAATGCTAGGAGCCTTTGACTCGTATGTGGGATTGGAAGATGGTGCTATGACATGGGGAAGCGATAAAAAACAACCCAAAGAGTATGATCCAAGACAGAGACCTTGGTACAAACAAGCCAAAGAAAGTGGAAAGCTTGGGATCACCGATGTCTACATTGGCTCCACATCCAAAGTACAGATGATTACCATCAATGGCACCCATTTATCGCGAAAAGAGTTTTATCGGCGTTTTTGGAATCGACATTACGCTCGATAG
- a CDS encoding adenylosuccinate synthase, producing MKADMIVGIQWGDEGKGKIVDLMAQHYDVVCRYQGGHNAGHTIWVDGVRYALHLIPSGILNPKALNVIGNGVVVSPEALIKEMAQFDKLEGRLFVSDKAHMILNHHILIDQAKEKLRGAKAIGTTGRGIGPSYGSKIERSGHRLGELRDTEKLTLALVEFYDENRALFSALGIVTPNYETLKKELDGYAKVLLPFLTDTTHMVWKCLDENKKVLLEGAQGTMLDIDHGTYPFVTSSNTISAGACVGLGLNPKDIGKVTGIVKAYCTRVGNGPFPTEDFGAEGDQLREKGHEYGTSTGRARRCGWFDAVACRYASRINGCDDLAIMKLDVLDGFESIKVCVAYEVNGKRVETLPEDLENLKPIYEELPGWESVVGCRKFEDLPETAKTYLKRLEVLTGTKIGLISTSPDRNDTIIL from the coding sequence ATGAAAGCGGATATGATTGTAGGGATTCAGTGGGGCGATGAGGGAAAAGGGAAGATTGTTGATCTTATGGCACAACATTACGATGTCGTGTGCCGTTACCAAGGCGGACACAATGCCGGTCACACGATCTGGGTCGATGGCGTACGTTACGCGCTTCACTTAATTCCTTCTGGTATTTTAAATCCCAAAGCACTCAATGTCATTGGTAATGGTGTCGTTGTTTCCCCTGAAGCGCTGATTAAAGAGATGGCGCAATTTGATAAACTGGAAGGTCGTTTGTTTGTCAGCGATAAAGCGCATATGATTTTAAATCACCACATTTTAATTGACCAAGCGAAAGAAAAACTTCGTGGCGCTAAAGCGATTGGTACAACGGGTCGGGGCATTGGACCAAGTTATGGCAGTAAAATTGAGCGTAGTGGACACCGTTTGGGAGAGCTTCGCGATACCGAAAAACTTACCCTTGCTTTGGTTGAATTTTACGATGAAAACCGCGCACTTTTCAGTGCTCTTGGCATTGTAACGCCCAATTATGAGACGTTGAAAAAAGAGTTAGATGGTTATGCGAAAGTGCTTTTACCGTTTTTAACCGATACAACGCATATGGTCTGGAAATGTCTGGATGAGAATAAAAAAGTGTTGCTAGAGGGTGCTCAAGGTACGATGCTCGATATTGACCATGGAACCTATCCGTTTGTAACGAGTTCAAATACGATCAGTGCAGGTGCGTGTGTTGGTTTGGGCCTGAACCCTAAAGACATTGGCAAAGTAACGGGTATTGTCAAAGCGTACTGTACACGTGTGGGAAATGGTCCTTTCCCAACGGAAGATTTTGGCGCTGAGGGTGATCAATTGCGCGAAAAAGGGCATGAATACGGTACGTCAACAGGACGTGCGCGCCGTTGCGGTTGGTTTGATGCAGTAGCGTGTCGTTATGCTAGTCGTATCAATGGTTGTGATGATCTTGCCATTATGAAACTCGATGTTTTAGATGGATTTGAGAGTATCAAGGTGTGCGTTGCGTATGAAGTCAATGGAAAAAGAGTTGAAACTTTGCCTGAGGATTTGGAAAATCTTAAACCGATTTATGAAGAGCTTCCAGGTTGGGAGAGTGTTGTGGGATGCCGTAAGTTTGAAGATCTGCCTGAAACGGCTAAAACCTATCTCAAACGCCTTGAAGTTTTAACGGGAACCAAAATAGGACTTATCTCCACAAGTCCCGATAGAAACGATACAATTATACTTTAA